One Vicinamibacterales bacterium DNA window includes the following coding sequences:
- a CDS encoding ABC transporter permease — translation MLQDLRYAVRTLARAPGFTAVVVMTLALGIGANTAIFTLLDQVVLRPLPVAPARALVQLDGPGAFMGYTELDRAFSYPMYRDLETGSGEALQALVARGPASVTFRAGEDSERIVAELVSGNLFPALGITPALGRLFTPEDDVTPGGHPLVVLSDSFWRRRFEADPGVVGQGVIVNATPMTVIGVAPPGVTGLLANEQPAIFVPLTMKLEMEPTGQPVTDRRFRWLNIVGILRPGVAPDAAKAALDVRYQQANRGELVSEPRFAQASEGFRSRFAAKTLVLHDASRGLSNVRGSLGTPVIVLMGMVGLVLLIACANVANLMLARATGRQREMSVRLAVGADRRRLVQQTLVESAVVAALGGAAGALVAAWLGDALLRVLPLDPSVTLTTSPDLRVAAFTLVATVLTVLLFGVAPALRGSAFDVNRALKEEASAAGGGVQHARLRRSLVVAQVALSTLLVAGAGLFVRSLVNLQRLGPGFDTDHVVTFSLDPSQSSRSQTAIKQLFGRIQGDLAAQPGVTSVSMSDVGVLTGTSSQRTIRVQGYEAQQGEDMNPWTLAVAPRFFDTLGVPLVAGRDFTERDAEGAPFVAIVNETFARYYFGDGNPIGRRIGFSAYDDPARMEIVGVAKDTNYSQIRPGEAGEGDGLRTATDGVPRIVYTPYAQEEAVAEMTFYLRTTAAAAPAVPALAREAVARIDRGLPVFKMTTMETTVARSLAVERMLAVLSMLFGGLATVLAAVGLYGVMSYAVVRRTREIGIRIALGAGAGDVLTMVLREVGLLTAIGIAVGLPGAYALGRAARAQLFGLTPLDPPSLVGAAVLLAVVGALAGYLPARRAASTEPLLALRTE, via the coding sequence ATGCTGCAGGACCTTCGCTACGCGGTGCGCACGCTCGCCCGCGCGCCGGGCTTCACGGCGGTCGTCGTCATGACGCTCGCCCTCGGGATCGGGGCCAACACGGCGATCTTCACGCTGCTCGACCAGGTGGTGCTCAGGCCGCTGCCCGTCGCGCCGGCGCGGGCGCTCGTGCAGTTGGACGGGCCGGGCGCCTTCATGGGCTACACCGAGCTCGACCGCGCGTTCTCGTACCCGATGTACCGCGACCTCGAGACCGGGTCCGGCGAGGCGCTGCAGGCGCTCGTGGCCCGCGGGCCCGCCAGCGTGACCTTCCGCGCCGGCGAGGACAGCGAGCGGATCGTCGCCGAGCTCGTGTCCGGCAACCTGTTCCCGGCGCTCGGCATCACGCCGGCCCTCGGCCGGCTCTTCACGCCCGAGGACGACGTCACGCCCGGCGGCCATCCGCTCGTCGTGCTGAGCGACAGTTTCTGGCGACGGCGCTTCGAGGCGGACCCCGGCGTCGTCGGCCAGGGCGTGATCGTGAATGCCACGCCGATGACGGTGATTGGGGTCGCGCCGCCCGGGGTCACGGGGCTCCTCGCCAACGAGCAGCCCGCGATCTTCGTGCCGCTCACGATGAAGCTCGAGATGGAGCCCACCGGCCAGCCGGTCACGGACCGGCGGTTCCGGTGGCTGAACATCGTCGGCATCCTGCGTCCCGGGGTCGCGCCCGACGCGGCCAAGGCCGCCCTCGACGTGCGCTACCAGCAGGCGAACCGGGGCGAGCTGGTGTCGGAGCCGCGGTTCGCCCAGGCGTCGGAGGGCTTCCGCAGCCGGTTCGCGGCGAAGACGCTCGTCCTGCACGATGCCTCGCGCGGGCTCTCGAACGTGCGCGGTTCGCTCGGCACCCCCGTCATCGTGCTCATGGGCATGGTGGGCCTCGTCCTGCTCATCGCGTGCGCCAACGTCGCGAACCTGATGCTGGCGCGGGCCACGGGCCGGCAGCGTGAGATGAGCGTGCGCCTGGCGGTCGGCGCCGACCGCCGGCGGCTGGTGCAGCAGACGCTGGTCGAAAGCGCGGTGGTGGCCGCCCTCGGCGGCGCGGCGGGAGCGCTCGTCGCGGCGTGGCTGGGCGACGCCCTGCTCCGCGTACTGCCGCTCGATCCATCGGTCACGCTCACGACGTCGCCCGATCTGCGCGTGGCCGCGTTCACGCTCGTCGCCACCGTGCTCACCGTCCTGCTCTTCGGCGTCGCGCCCGCGCTTCGCGGCTCCGCGTTCGACGTGAACCGGGCGCTGAAAGAGGAAGCCTCGGCCGCGGGCGGCGGCGTGCAGCACGCGCGTCTGCGCCGCTCGCTCGTGGTGGCGCAGGTGGCCCTGTCCACGCTGCTCGTCGCGGGCGCCGGCCTGTTCGTGCGGAGCCTCGTGAACCTGCAGCGGCTCGGTCCGGGCTTCGACACCGATCACGTCGTCACGTTCTCGCTGGATCCGTCGCAGTCCTCCCGATCGCAGACCGCCATCAAGCAGCTGTTCGGCCGGATCCAAGGGGACCTCGCCGCCCAGCCCGGCGTGACCTCCGTGTCGATGTCGGACGTGGGCGTGCTGACGGGCACCTCCTCTCAGAGGACCATCCGCGTCCAGGGCTACGAGGCGCAGCAGGGCGAGGACATGAACCCCTGGACGCTCGCCGTGGCCCCGCGCTTCTTCGACACGCTTGGCGTGCCGCTCGTGGCGGGCCGCGACTTCACCGAACGCGACGCCGAGGGCGCGCCGTTCGTGGCCATCGTGAACGAGACGTTCGCCCGCTACTACTTCGGCGACGGGAACCCGATCGGCCGGCGCATCGGCTTCTCGGCCTACGACGACCCGGCGCGCATGGAGATCGTCGGGGTGGCGAAGGACACGAACTACTCCCAGATCCGTCCGGGCGAGGCGGGCGAGGGCGACGGGCTCAGGACCGCCACCGACGGCGTGCCGCGCATCGTCTACACGCCGTACGCGCAGGAAGAGGCCGTCGCCGAGATGACCTTCTACCTCCGGACGACGGCCGCCGCCGCGCCGGCGGTGCCGGCGCTGGCCCGCGAGGCGGTGGCTCGCATCGACCGGGGATTGCCGGTCTTCAAGATGACGACGATGGAGACCACGGTGGCCCGGTCGCTCGCCGTCGAGCGCATGCTGGCGGTGCTCTCCATGCTCTTCGGCGGCCTGGCGACCGTGCTCGCGGCCGTGGGCCTCTACGGCGTCATGAGCTATGCGGTCGTCCGGCGGACGCGCGAGATCGGCATCCGCATCGCGCTCGGCGCCGGCGCGGGCGACGTGCTCACGATGGTGCTGCGCGAGGTCGGCCTCCTGACGGCGATCGGCATCGCCGTCGGCCTGCCGGGCGCGTACGCGCTCGGCCGCGCGGCCCGCGCGCAGCTCTTCGGCCTCACGCCGCTGGATCCGCCCTCGCTCGTCGGCGCGGCGGTGCTCCTCGCCGTCGTTGGCGCGCTGGCCGGCTACCTGCCGGCGCGCCGGGCCGCCTCGACCGAGCCGCTGCTCGCCCTGCGCACCGAGTAG
- a CDS encoding TonB-dependent receptor, with amino-acid sequence MSIRVSAVLVALGLALSVTASAQETTGTLSGKLVDAQGLALPGVSVTVTGPQGSKAYVTDAEGMFRASFLTPGTYEVRAELQGFKAVERRGISVSLGQTTTLTLSLEVGGLTETVQVVGTSSIVDTKSTTTGAVISSELLAKVPVGRRFTDTLYLAPGVSSSGSAGTANPSVSGGSGLDNLYVVDGVNITNTGYGAVGSYSIVFGSLGSATPFDFIKEVQVKTGGYQAEFGQSLGGVVNVVTKSGSNAINGSVFGYTQPNTLEADWKTYQSANGTVNTLHTQRSDVGIEAGFPLIQNKLFGFAAINPAWEKRTFIAPDDFPLRSLGEVDRDRTFLAYSGKLTWQAAAAHRLDASFFGDPAKGKNGPQRTSSLLVDDTSSFSEIEFGGHNQTLRYDGVLGSNLLVEGSYAHAFNRIAETPGVNEWRVTDTTVVPNVITGGIGFFEQGNESTNHQFSGKVTYIQGRHEIKAGALFEDVEYSQVNQRTGPTFTAPDGRETATGAQVSILSDPTFGRIWRVTRANFNSGRVTTQNYWAAFAQDSWRVGDRLTVNAGLRYEQQTLVGTFDTLTTLTGEQLSDFALKNNWAPRIGVVFDVLGGGRSKLYGNYGRYYARIPNDLAARALSGDEGASRIDYFDAQLTQPIPQGTEAGGQTNHFVLSGVGADQIDPNAKLSYQDEFVAGFEYEAMANTNLGVRYIHRNVGRVLEDIADAPVVAYDLGLPGLSSVEYILTNPDASFPTRFPELGASFEDPKHVYDAVELTVDRRFANNWSALASYRWSRLFGNFEGFYREDNGQSDPGITSLYDFPTNDPSFTAIGGTEFGYLGDIRYLGKLGEGPLPLDRPHQVKVYGNYAFMGGLAIGAGLRVQSGKPLTALAALAPYDNDSEIPLTPRGEGFDTVDGFKTRTPFETQLDVQASYALTFGTRRVTLLADAFNVLNTRKVTDYNAAIEQSFGVLNPDYGTPTSQNVSGQQFQAPFSLRLGARFSW; translated from the coding sequence ATGAGCATTCGTGTGAGCGCAGTGCTGGTGGCGCTCGGGCTGGCCCTGAGCGTGACCGCGTCGGCACAGGAAACCACGGGGACGTTGAGCGGCAAGCTCGTCGACGCGCAGGGGCTCGCGCTGCCCGGCGTGTCCGTGACCGTCACCGGCCCGCAGGGCAGCAAGGCGTACGTGACCGACGCGGAAGGCATGTTCCGCGCCTCGTTCCTCACGCCCGGCACCTACGAGGTGCGCGCGGAACTGCAGGGCTTCAAGGCGGTCGAGCGTCGGGGCATCAGCGTGAGCCTCGGGCAGACCACCACGCTGACGCTCAGCTTGGAGGTGGGCGGGCTCACCGAGACCGTCCAGGTCGTGGGCACGTCGTCCATCGTGGACACGAAATCGACGACGACGGGCGCTGTCATTTCCAGTGAGCTCCTGGCGAAGGTGCCGGTGGGCCGCCGGTTCACCGACACGCTGTACCTGGCACCCGGGGTCAGCAGCAGCGGGTCGGCCGGCACCGCCAATCCCTCCGTGTCCGGCGGATCCGGACTGGACAACCTGTACGTGGTGGACGGCGTGAACATCACCAACACGGGCTACGGCGCCGTCGGCTCCTACTCGATCGTGTTCGGGTCGCTCGGCAGCGCGACGCCCTTCGACTTCATCAAGGAGGTCCAGGTCAAGACGGGCGGCTATCAGGCCGAGTTCGGCCAGTCGCTCGGCGGCGTGGTGAACGTCGTCACCAAGAGCGGAAGCAACGCCATCAACGGATCCGTCTTCGGCTACACCCAGCCGAATACGCTCGAAGCCGACTGGAAGACCTACCAGTCGGCCAACGGCACCGTGAACACGCTGCACACGCAGCGATCGGACGTCGGGATCGAAGCGGGCTTCCCGCTCATCCAGAACAAGCTGTTCGGCTTCGCGGCCATCAACCCCGCCTGGGAGAAGCGGACGTTCATCGCGCCGGACGACTTCCCGCTCCGGAGCCTCGGCGAGGTGGACCGCGACCGCACGTTCCTGGCGTACTCTGGCAAGCTGACCTGGCAGGCCGCGGCGGCGCACCGCCTCGACGCCTCCTTCTTCGGCGATCCGGCCAAGGGCAAGAACGGTCCGCAGCGCACGTCCTCCCTGCTGGTCGACGACACTTCGTCCTTCAGCGAGATCGAGTTCGGCGGCCACAACCAGACGCTGCGCTACGACGGCGTCCTCGGCTCGAACCTGCTCGTCGAGGGCAGCTACGCGCACGCCTTCAACAGGATTGCCGAGACGCCCGGGGTGAACGAGTGGCGGGTGACCGACACCACGGTGGTGCCCAACGTGATCACGGGCGGCATCGGTTTCTTCGAGCAGGGCAACGAGAGCACCAACCACCAGTTCTCGGGCAAGGTCACCTACATTCAGGGCCGCCACGAGATCAAGGCGGGCGCCCTCTTCGAGGACGTGGAGTACTCCCAGGTGAACCAGCGCACCGGACCGACGTTCACGGCCCCCGATGGACGGGAGACGGCGACGGGCGCGCAGGTGAGCATCCTCAGCGACCCGACGTTCGGCCGCATCTGGCGCGTCACGCGGGCGAACTTCAACTCGGGTCGTGTGACGACCCAGAACTACTGGGCGGCGTTCGCCCAGGACAGCTGGCGCGTCGGGGATCGGCTGACCGTGAACGCAGGATTGCGCTACGAGCAGCAGACGCTGGTCGGCACCTTCGACACGCTGACCACGCTCACGGGCGAGCAACTGAGCGACTTCGCCCTCAAGAACAACTGGGCGCCGCGCATCGGCGTCGTGTTCGACGTGCTCGGCGGCGGCCGCAGCAAGCTGTACGGCAACTACGGCCGCTACTACGCGCGCATCCCGAACGACCTGGCGGCGCGGGCCCTGTCGGGCGACGAAGGCGCCAGCCGCATCGACTACTTCGACGCGCAACTGACGCAGCCGATCCCCCAGGGCACCGAGGCCGGCGGCCAGACCAATCACTTCGTCCTCTCGGGCGTGGGCGCCGACCAGATCGATCCCAATGCGAAGCTGTCCTACCAGGACGAGTTCGTGGCGGGCTTCGAGTACGAGGCGATGGCCAACACGAACCTCGGCGTGCGCTACATCCATCGCAACGTCGGACGCGTGCTCGAGGACATCGCCGACGCGCCCGTCGTCGCCTACGATCTGGGACTGCCCGGCCTCTCCTCGGTGGAGTACATCCTGACGAATCCCGACGCGAGCTTCCCGACCCGATTCCCGGAGCTGGGCGCCAGCTTCGAGGATCCGAAGCACGTGTACGACGCGGTGGAATTGACGGTGGACCGCCGCTTCGCGAACAACTGGTCCGCGCTGGCCAGCTACCGGTGGTCGCGGCTCTTCGGCAACTTCGAGGGCTTCTATCGCGAGGACAACGGGCAGTCCGATCCGGGCATCACGTCCCTGTACGACTTCCCGACCAACGACCCCTCGTTCACGGCCATCGGCGGAACCGAGTTCGGGTATCTCGGCGACATCCGCTACCTGGGCAAGCTGGGTGAGGGGCCGCTGCCGCTCGATCGGCCGCACCAGGTCAAGGTGTACGGGAACTACGCGTTCATGGGCGGCCTCGCGATTGGTGCCGGACTGCGCGTCCAGTCCGGGAAGCCGCTGACGGCGTTGGCAGCGCTGGCGCCCTACGACAACGACAGCGAGATCCCGCTGACGCCTCGCGGCGAGGGCTTCGACACCGTGGACGGCTTCAAGACGCGGACGCCGTTCGAGACGCAGCTCGACGTGCAGGCCAGCTACGCGCTGACGTTCGGGACGCGCCGCGTCACGCTCCTCGCCGACGCCTTCAACGTGCTCAACACGCGGAAGGTGACCGACTACAACGCCGCCATCGAGCAGAGCTTCGGCGTGCTCAATCCCGACTACGGAACGCCGACCTCGCAGAACGTCTCGGGGCAGCAGTTCCAGGCGCCGTTCTCGCTGCGCCTGGGCGCCCGCTTCTCCTGGTAG
- a CDS encoding BlaI/MecI/CopY family transcriptional regulator, producing the protein MSPAQELSKRERQIMNVIYQVGEATVGEVLDRIPDPPSYSAVRATLRVLEEKGHVGHRQDGQRYVYVPTVPQETAKTAALSHLLGTFFGGSVEAAVMALVQLDEAKLSSSELDKLAARIRQAEREGR; encoded by the coding sequence ATGAGTCCCGCCCAGGAATTGAGCAAGCGCGAGCGCCAGATCATGAACGTGATCTACCAGGTGGGCGAAGCCACCGTCGGCGAGGTCCTGGATCGCATTCCCGACCCGCCGAGCTACTCGGCCGTCCGCGCCACCCTGCGCGTGCTCGAGGAGAAGGGCCACGTCGGCCACCGCCAGGACGGCCAGCGGTACGTCTACGTGCCGACGGTGCCGCAGGAGACGGCCAAGACCGCGGCCCTCTCGCACCTGCTCGGCACCTTCTTCGGCGGCTCGGTGGAAGCCGCCGTGATGGCGCTCGTGCAACTGGACGAGGCCAAGCTCTCGTCGTCGGAACTCGACAAGCTCGCCGCGCGGATTCGGCAGGCCGAGCGGGAGGGGAGGTAG
- a CDS encoding HEAT repeat domain-containing protein — MGTTAVLSVLLGSAVKGSALLGLAALAALWLKRGSAASRHLAWQLGLFGLLALPVVTLVQPFQWEVPALPAIAVAPAAQVAALTPIGDSAPAPAPRAARRVDLAPASPDAAREAQGPGVAVAAIPADDAPAISWQSRVPAWLGAMWLLGAAAVLARFGVGLLVARWYARHSTPLDAVEWASLNETMSFAVGLGHPVRLLKSARAATPMTFGILHPVVLLPADADDWPEDRRRIVMLHELAHVHRLDSLTQCLTQLACAVYWFNPLVWMAARRLRAEAERACDDWVLRAGMRASTYAEHLLDMVKTIGRLHTPAAALPMAQRSTFEGRLLAILEPGLDRNGLTRAQAVALTAVIAIVVVPLAAVTPVRTAPRAAEALVGAPSPVDTAAAPLPAAQSATEREAAATAARSNAPADVPAPDQAPEAALELRRAPASFIGRIARTAIDAVSGALSDKAVETTIREAVHHATSDTQRTISPAMLEALIGALGDSEVDVRKNAAQALGNQEDPRAVDALSRTLQQDQDAATRRMAGWALGQIEDSRAVPALSAALAKDADVEVRRTAAWALGQIESATAIDALTTAMKDADQEVRSQSVWALGQIEDARAVPALTTAVGDADARIRKMAVWALGEIEDRAAVPALTAALKDADEAVREQAVWALGQIEVPEAVDPLLTMANDRSDATRKQVAWALGQIESSRAVEPLTRMLQQDASSDVRRQAAWALGQIEDAAAIPALGAALKDASPGVRRQAAWALGQIERRPAPPQLLEALKDDDVEMRRTVVWALGQIEDPNAAAALRGALADADRQVKTGALRALVALGDEAAYDALAEMLKDPDPEMRKMAAQAMGRGGMRWPSPRPQPQPQPRPQPRPRPNGA; from the coding sequence ATGGGTACGACGGCCGTCCTGTCCGTGCTGCTCGGATCCGCGGTGAAGGGCTCGGCTCTCCTCGGGCTGGCGGCCCTCGCCGCGCTGTGGCTGAAGCGCGGTTCAGCCGCGTCGCGGCACCTGGCCTGGCAGCTGGGCCTGTTCGGCCTGCTGGCGCTGCCGGTGGTGACGCTGGTGCAGCCGTTCCAGTGGGAAGTCCCGGCGCTGCCGGCGATCGCGGTCGCACCCGCCGCGCAGGTCGCCGCGCTGACGCCCATCGGCGATTCGGCGCCGGCGCCGGCGCCGCGAGCTGCCCGGCGCGTCGACCTGGCGCCCGCGTCGCCCGACGCGGCCAGGGAGGCGCAAGGGCCGGGTGTGGCCGTCGCGGCCATCCCGGCAGACGACGCTCCGGCCATCTCGTGGCAGTCGCGGGTGCCGGCGTGGCTCGGTGCGATGTGGCTGCTGGGCGCGGCGGCGGTGCTCGCGCGCTTCGGCGTGGGCCTGCTGGTCGCGCGCTGGTACGCCCGGCACTCGACGCCGCTCGATGCGGTGGAATGGGCCAGCCTGAACGAGACCATGTCCTTCGCGGTGGGCCTGGGCCATCCCGTGCGCCTGCTGAAGAGCGCGCGGGCGGCCACGCCGATGACGTTCGGCATCCTGCACCCGGTGGTGCTGCTCCCGGCCGACGCCGACGACTGGCCCGAGGACCGCCGCCGCATCGTGATGCTCCACGAGCTGGCGCACGTCCACCGCCTGGACTCGCTCACGCAGTGCCTCACGCAGCTCGCCTGCGCCGTCTACTGGTTCAATCCGCTCGTGTGGATGGCCGCCCGGCGCCTGCGTGCCGAGGCCGAGCGCGCGTGCGACGACTGGGTGCTGCGCGCGGGGATGCGCGCGTCCACCTACGCCGAGCACCTGCTCGACATGGTGAAGACGATCGGACGCCTGCACACGCCCGCGGCGGCGCTGCCCATGGCGCAGCGCTCCACCTTCGAGGGCCGGCTGCTCGCCATCCTCGAGCCCGGCCTCGACAGGAACGGCCTGACCAGGGCCCAGGCCGTGGCGCTCACGGCCGTCATCGCGATCGTCGTCGTGCCGCTCGCCGCCGTCACGCCCGTCCGTACCGCCCCCCGCGCCGCCGAGGCGCTCGTGGGCGCGCCTTCACCGGTCGACACCGCCGCCGCGCCGCTGCCCGCGGCGCAGTCGGCGACGGAGCGCGAGGCCGCGGCGACCGCGGCTCGCTCGAACGCCCCGGCCGACGTGCCCGCGCCCGATCAGGCACCCGAGGCGGCACTCGAGCTGCGCCGGGCGCCGGCCAGCTTCATCGGCCGGATCGCCAGGACCGCCATCGACGCGGTGAGCGGCGCGCTCTCCGACAAGGCCGTGGAGACGACCATCCGCGAGGCCGTGCACCACGCCACGTCGGACACCCAGCGCACGATCAGCCCGGCCATGCTCGAGGCCCTGATCGGGGCGCTCGGGGACAGCGAGGTCGACGTGCGGAAGAACGCCGCGCAGGCCCTGGGCAACCAGGAGGACCCGCGCGCCGTGGACGCGCTCTCGCGGACGTTGCAGCAGGACCAGGACGCCGCGACGCGCCGGATGGCCGGCTGGGCCCTCGGCCAGATCGAGGACAGCCGGGCCGTGCCCGCGCTGAGCGCGGCGCTCGCCAAGGACGCGGACGTGGAGGTGCGGCGGACGGCCGCCTGGGCGCTCGGACAGATCGAGAGCGCCACGGCCATCGACGCGCTCACCACGGCCATGAAGGATGCCGACCAGGAAGTGCGATCGCAGTCGGTCTGGGCGCTGGGACAGATCGAGGACGCGCGCGCCGTGCCGGCCCTGACGACGGCCGTCGGCGACGCCGACGCCCGCATCCGCAAGATGGCCGTGTGGGCCCTGGGGGAGATCGAGGACCGCGCCGCGGTCCCCGCGCTCACCGCGGCGCTCAAGGACGCGGACGAGGCCGTGCGCGAGCAGGCCGTGTGGGCCCTCGGGCAGATCGAGGTACCTGAAGCGGTCGATCCGCTGCTGACGATGGCGAACGACCGCTCGGACGCCACGCGCAAGCAGGTGGCGTGGGCGCTCGGTCAGATCGAGAGCAGCCGCGCCGTCGAACCGCTGACCCGGATGCTGCAGCAGGACGCGTCGAGCGACGTCCGCCGCCAGGCGGCCTGGGCCCTGGGCCAGATCGAGGACGCCGCCGCCATCCCGGCGCTCGGCGCGGCGCTGAAGGACGCCTCGCCCGGCGTCCGCCGCCAGGCCGCGTGGGCGCTCGGCCAGATCGAGCGGCGGCCGGCACCGCCGCAGCTGCTCGAGGCCCTGAAGGACGACGACGTCGAGATGCGGCGCACCGTGGTCTGGGCCCTGGGCCAGATCGAGGACCCGAACGCAGCGGCCGCGCTTCGCGGCGCGCTCGCGGATGCCGACCGCCAGGTGAAGACGGGCGCCCTGCGCGCGCTCGTGGCACTCGGGGACGAGGCGGCCTACGACGCGCTCGCCGAGATGCTGAAGGACCCGGATCCCGAGATGCGCAAGATGGCGGCGCAGGCGATGGGACGCGGCGGCATGCGCTGGCCCAGTCCCCGACCGCAGCCGCAACCCCAGCCGAGACCGCAACCGAGGCCGCGCCCGAACGGCGCCTGA
- a CDS encoding HEAT repeat domain-containing protein — protein sequence MTESEHTLRATPRPAGRAAYVLALAGAAMLALIVSRATGAAREASGEAQTAAGQTPPGVGDLLDRVRGVDPVVCVLVGRSLDTRWGIRRSQIAFGEGAGAFDGAGLLDWVDAAVVDAAQLPALRAGLADADACVRQTAARLAGRLDAPDLSRDLGGELASPNPRTREAALLALGYFERPSGGDDARRALGDDDLGVRKAAAWALGKIERDDAVPALVKVAADADPAMRRVVAWALGNIESASAVPTLTRLLGDGDTGVRVQAANALGRIESSEAIPALIKVLSDDREPLVRKAAANALGRISG from the coding sequence ATGACTGAGAGCGAGCACACCCTGCGGGCCACGCCGAGGCCGGCAGGACGGGCGGCGTATGTCCTCGCGCTGGCAGGCGCGGCCATGTTGGCCCTGATCGTCTCGCGCGCGACCGGAGCCGCGCGCGAAGCGTCGGGGGAGGCGCAGACGGCGGCGGGACAGACGCCGCCCGGTGTCGGGGACTTGCTCGACCGGGTCCGCGGCGTGGATCCGGTGGTCTGCGTGCTGGTCGGGCGCAGCCTGGACACGCGCTGGGGGATTCGGCGCAGCCAGATCGCGTTCGGCGAGGGCGCGGGGGCGTTCGACGGCGCCGGGCTCCTCGACTGGGTGGACGCGGCCGTCGTGGACGCGGCCCAGCTGCCGGCCCTGCGCGCGGGCCTGGCGGACGCGGACGCGTGCGTGCGGCAGACCGCGGCGCGCCTCGCCGGACGCCTCGACGCGCCGGACCTCAGCCGGGATCTCGGCGGCGAGCTCGCGAGTCCGAATCCGCGGACGCGGGAAGCGGCGCTGCTCGCGCTCGGCTACTTCGAACGGCCCTCGGGCGGCGACGACGCGCGCCGGGCGCTCGGGGACGACGATCTCGGCGTGCGCAAGGCCGCGGCCTGGGCCCTCGGCAAGATCGAGCGCGACGACGCCGTCCCGGCGCTCGTCAAGGTGGCCGCCGACGCGGACCCGGCCATGCGCCGAGTGGTCGCGTGGGCGCTGGGCAACATCGAATCGGCGTCCGCCGTGCCGACACTCACGCGCCTGCTCGGCGACGGCGACACCGGCGTGCGCGTCCAGGCGGCCAACGCCCTGGGGCGGATCGAGAGCTCGGAGGCCATCCCGGCCCTCATCAAGGTGCTGTCCGACGACCGGGAGCCGCTCGTACGCAAGGCCGCGGCGAACGCGCTGGGGCGCATCTCCGGCTGA
- a CDS encoding sulfur transferase domain-containing protein has protein sequence MIQTVLFRAAAVAVFAACVVLPARAQHVVGPGGTGPVPDPVNHDITGRFQAKFASVGDDMFIGGQPTEQALRDLKAQGVTTVVNLRMPEEMARIGFDEAALLKTLGITYVHLPMNGSAGNPYGAEALDRFAAVMASAQGKVLLHCTVAWRASHLWAAYLIRDRHVPVPAALAQARAINLREDAPFGSQHPVEGFLGRTLAELPRPKP, from the coding sequence ATGATCCAGACCGTCCTCTTTCGTGCGGCCGCGGTGGCCGTGTTCGCCGCGTGTGTCGTGCTGCCGGCTCGCGCGCAGCACGTCGTCGGTCCCGGCGGGACCGGGCCGGTGCCGGATCCCGTGAATCACGACATCACCGGACGCTTCCAGGCGAAGTTCGCCAGCGTCGGCGACGACATGTTCATCGGCGGCCAGCCGACCGAGCAGGCGCTGCGCGACCTGAAGGCACAGGGCGTCACCACCGTCGTGAACCTCCGCATGCCCGAGGAGATGGCGCGGATCGGCTTCGACGAGGCCGCCCTCCTGAAGACGCTCGGCATCACGTACGTCCACCTGCCGATGAACGGATCGGCCGGCAACCCGTACGGCGCCGAAGCCCTCGACCGGTTCGCCGCCGTGATGGCATCGGCGCAGGGTAAGGTGCTGCTCCACTGCACCGTCGCCTGGCGTGCGAGCCATCTCTGGGCCGCGTACCTCATCCGCGATCGCCACGTGCCCGTGCCGGCCGCGCTGGCGCAGGCGCGCGCGATCAACCTGCGCGAGGATGCGCCGTTCGGATCGCAGCACCCCGTCGAGGGGTTCCTCGGCCGCACCCTGGCCGAACTGCCGCGCCCCAAGCCCTGA